A window of Apium graveolens cultivar Ventura chromosome 8, ASM990537v1, whole genome shotgun sequence contains these coding sequences:
- the LOC141680039 gene encoding umbelliferone 6-dimethylallyltransferase, chloroplastic-like, with amino-acid sequence MIQTQVLQQGNTLNKRTRDKNQLVHNFGATFEGEIVLEPKNDNHKVMIQSDLWRKWDVFYRFCRLHSVTGTVTGVISVSLLPLTSFGDLSPAFFLGMLKAVIPFAFVNIYVVTLNQLIDVGIDKINKPYLVLASGEYTMLQGKAITSAFGIMCLAMAIVFQSPPILYGIIIHFLVGTAYSVELPYLRWKTKPFLAAIGIGLHAFNFQLAVFCHIQKYVLGGPLVHTMSFRFVLIFFILFATVLGIFKDIPDVAGDQAYDNRTFCVRHGKKKVFSLCISILLINYGFAMATGALLSSSLLNKFVTVIGHGTLASLLWHRAKSLILEDDNLVESFYMFLWKLFTAEYALIQFMR; translated from the exons ATGATTCAAACACAGGTTCTACAACAAG GGAATACTCTTAACAAGCGAACAAGGGACAAAAACCAACTTGTACATAATTTTGGTGCCACTTTCGAAGGTGAAATTGTTCTAGAGCCAAAAAATGATAATCACAAAGTAATGATACAGAGTGATTTATGGAGGAAATGGGATGTATTTTACAGGTTTTGTCGTCTACATAGTGTTACTGGCACA GTCACTGGAGTGATTTCGGTTTCACTGCTGCCTCTGACTTCATTCGGAGATCTGTCACCTGCATTTTTCCTAGGAATGCTGAAG GCAGTGATCCCATTTGCTTTTGTGAACATCTATGTGGTTACACTAAATCAATTGATTGATGTCGGAATAGATAAA ATAAACAAGCCCTATCTTGTACTGGCTTCTGGAGAGTATACCATGCTACAAGGAAAGGCAATTACCTCAGCATTTGGAATTATG TGTTTGGCGATGGCAATCGTGTTCCAGTCTCCTCCAATACTTTATGGAATTATCATACATTTTTTGGTTGGAACCGCATACTCTGTTGAG CTACCCTACCTCAGATGGAAAACCAAACCATTCCTTGCTGCAATAGGTATCGGTCTCCATGCATTCAATTTTCAGCTTGCTGTCTTTTGTCACATCCAG AAATATGTGCTCGGTGGACCATTGGTACACACGATGTCTTTCCGCTTTGTTCTCATTTTCTTCATCTTATTTGCCACTGTTCTTGGTATTTTCAAG GACATACCTGATGTAGCAGGTGATCAAGCGTATGACAACCGAACATTTTGTGTCAGGCATGGCAAAAAAAAG GTCTTTTCACTTTGTATTTCCATCTTACTAATAAATTATGGGTTTGCTATGGCCACTGGAGCATTGCTATCTTCATCTCTACTAAACAAATTTGTGACT GTAATAGGTCATGGTACACTTGCCTCCCTGCTTTGGCATCGAGCTAAATCACTTATTCTTGAAGATGATAATTTGGTTGAGTCATTTTACATGTTTTTATGGAAG CTGTTTACTGCAGAGTATGCACTTATTCAGTTTATGCGCTGA